From the Winogradskyella forsetii genome, the window TAGCAGCATTATCTATAGAGTATTCATATTCGGGACCTAAAGGACTATCAACAGAAATCGTATAAGCATCTTCAGTAGATCCGCATAAAAGATTAAAGGATGGATTCGGTGGCAAGTTCACAAAATTCATGGTTACTGTAGCGGTATCGCACACCAAGGCGTTGGGTGCAGGTAAACATACTCGATAATCAAAAGTCACTTCGCCTGTAAAATTATCAACAGGTATATAGCTATAGGTTCCGTCTTGGTTAAATTCGAAAAACTGTCCTGATGGCGTAGGACCAGAAATTAGCGCATACGTGGAGTTATCAGGGACATTATTAAATTCATTTAAGTCACCGTTAAATTCAGAATCAATACATTTTAAACCCATTTGGTCTACTGCATACTTCTGTAATAAAAAGAATTTACCATCTCCATGATCTCTTGTAGCACCTGTAAATTCTATTTTCGTTATTTTTGAATCAATTGGAGCTATATCACTTAAATAAAATAATCCAATACCAATGGTTTGTCCATTGTTATTACAACGCCCAGATCTCCAATAGTCAGAACCGTTCACAGGCGGTCCGAAAGCACAATTTCTGTAATCTCCACTGTTCCTTACAAATGTTCCGCCTAATTTTTGTTCTATGCCACCCATTGCCGGAATTCCCCATATTTCTATGTAAAAACAGTTATTACCACCTCTCTCTGTAACAGCGAGTATGCCATCTTCATTGGATGGAATTGCCGGATTATAAAAGATGGTCTGTTTCTGGGCATCTGTAGATGCTACAGCCGTAAAGTCTTCACAGATATTTCTTCCATTAGTATCAGCTGTGAAATAGTGATTTAGATTGGTGTCTTGAAAAGCACTTATGGCATTAGAATTCCAATTAGGCGAATTACTGTTACCACCTGCTGTAGAGCCATTTTCTGAAATTCTATTAGTTGAATGACCATCTGGCCCTAATCTTGTCATTTCATAACTTGTAGGTACCACAAAAGTATTATAAATCAATCCGCCAATAGTTACGGATTGAATAGTTGCTGGATCATTAAGATTAGCTTGTGTATCAGACCATTGAAAAGTAACACCTGTTTGGATGGAAGGTGCTTGCTGAGCATCGCTTAGATTTGGTAAAATAGCAAATAGAGCTACAGCAATAGCTCTCGTTATACTTGCCACAGAAATACAATTGTATTTGTTTTTCATATAGTATTTAATAACTTATAATGTCAACGATGTTGGTTATATCTACATATAGCTCTTAGCCTAAAGACTAGTGCTTATCTAAAATTATTTTAGATACTAACAACATTGTTATTTGTCTTTTGTAAAAAAATAGAGGGAAGTACTGTTAACGTAAATGGATAATAGAATGGATTAATTTATTTTTGATTTGGGGTCATTTACATTAATTTTACACAACAAAATAACTTATAACTAAAATGATAATCAAACATTCGAGTTAAAGCGGCAATTTAATCGTTAAAACGGAAATATGCAACCTTTTGTCGAAAAAAAATGCGTTTAATCGATGTTTAATTAATGATTTGAAAGGAATTTTTACAAATAAAATTATGATTATATGGGTGTTCCATGTATAGAATGAACACAATCGATTTATGAATTTTGAAAACAACAAATGAATTTATGAAAACACTTATTCTAATGAGACATGGTAAATCGTCCTGGAGGCATAACGTCTCGGACCGAGAAAGACCTTTAAAAAGTAGAGGTAAAAATGACGCTAAATTAGTTGCTAATCAGTTTGTTAAACATAACGACTCTCCTAAAGTTATCTTTTCTAGTCCGGCAAATAGAGCACTTAGTACGTGTAAAATCTTTACTAAAGCCTTAAAAATCCCCGAAACCGAGATTAAGGTCATTGAAGATTTATATGATTTTAGTGGGGAAAGTGTGATCGATTTTATTAAAAGTTTACCAAATAGTTTAAATGAGGTTATGATTTTTGGACACAATCATGCTTTCACATCAATTTCTAATATATTTGGGGACAATTTTATAGATAATCTTCCAACAAGTGGTCTGGTTAAGATCAATTTTGAGATTGATAATTGGAAAGATCTCAAACAAGGAACAACGGAATTTATAATTATTCCAAAGGAATTAAAATAATGACAAGAGACAAAAATATTTATATCAACAGAGAGCTAAGTTGGCTAAAATTCAATGAACGTGTATTGCAAGAAGCCGCAGATAAAAATGTTCCTTTAATTGAACGCTTGCGGTTCTTAGGTATTTTCTCCAATAATTTAGATGAATTCTTCAAAGTGAGATATGCTACGGTCAAACGAATTTATGAAGCCGGAAAAGGTGGCAAAAGTGAATTGGGCGGCATAAAAGCTGGCGATCTTTTGGAAGAAATCACTCAAATTGTCATTGAGCATCAAAGTTATAGCTTAGAGATTTTAGATGAAATCGATAAAGAACTGGAAAAAGAAAATATTTATGTCATCAATGAGACTGAAATAGATAAAGATCATCATGAGTTTATTATGAATTATTTTTATCAGGAAATCAGTCCAGCGTTAGTTGTAATCATGCTTAACGAAGATGTGGCCTTACCTGAGCTTGAAGATATTTCGGCATATTTAAGCGTAACGATGTCGAGTCCTAAGAGCAAGGATCAGGTGGCTTTGATAGAAATTTCTTCAACCATGGATCGGTTTATAGTACTTCCAAGTAAAGGAGAGAACAACTATATCATAATGCTAGATAATATCTTAAGATATTGTTTAGATGACATCTTCAATATATTTAATTATGAAAGCATTAGTGCTCATATGATTAAAATAACACGAGATGGTGAATTGGATTTTGACAGCGATCTTAGTAAAAGTTTTATAGACAAACTTTCCGAAAGCGTCAAAGACAGACAAAGTGGTGCGCCAGTGCGTTTTGTTTATGATAAAAATATTAAAAAATCTACGTTACAGTTTCTTTTAAAGCTCATGTCAATAGACGAAAAAGAAAGTATAATTCCAGGAGGCCGTTACCATAACCGAAGGGATTACATGAGTTTTCCGAGTTTGGGAAGAACGGATTTACTTTACGATAAAATTAAGTCACTTCCCGTAAAAGGACTAAGCCTAGAAGAGAGTATTTTTAAAACCATTGCCCAAAAAGACTATTTAATCTATACACCTTATCACACCTTCTCATATATCGTAAAGTTTTTAAGGGAAGCAGCTTTAGATCCAAAAGTTAAATCCATAAAAATCACGATTTATAGACTGGCTCAGATTTCACATGTCGCAAGCTCTTTAATAAATGCGGCCAAAAACGGAAAGAAAGTAACCGTTTCAATTGAACTGAGAGCACGTTTTGATGAAGCTGCAAATATTAACTATGCAGAGCAGATGCAAGATGAAGGAATTAAGATGCTCTTTGGTGTTACGGGTTTAAAGGTGCATTGTAAAATGTGCGTAATTGAGCGCGAAGAAAATGAAAAATTGGTAAGATATGGATTTATAAGTACAGGTAACTTCAATGAATCTACGGCAAGGATATATACGGATTTTACATTGATGACTTCAAATTCAAAAATTCTTAAAGACGTCAATAAAGTCTTCGATTTTTTTGAAGTCAATTACAAAGTCAATAGATATAAGCACATCATTACCTCGCCGCACTACACTAAAAGTAAGATATTTGGCTTAATCGATAATGAAATTGTAAATGCTAAAAACGGAAAACCGGCGTATATAAAACTAAAAATGAATAGCATCAGCAGCTATAAAATGATAGATAAGTTATACGAGGCAAGTAGGGCAGGTGTAAAAATACAAATGATAGTCAGAGGACTTTGTTGCTTAGTGCCAGGAATTAAAGGTATGAGCGAGAATATTGAGATAATAAGCATTATTGATAAATTTTTGGAACATACACGATTATATATATTTTCGAATCAAAACAACCCAAAAATTTATATATCCTCAGCAGATTGGATGACCAGAAATATTGATACTAGAGTAGAAGTGAGTTGCCCAATTTATGATGAAGATATAAAACAGGAATTACAACATTTATATGATATCTGTTGGAATGATAATGTTAAAGCAAGAATCATAAATGACAACCAAGATAATACTTATCGCAGGAACGACAACCCTAAAGTAAGAGCGCAATTTGATACCTATAAGTATTACTTAAATAATTTAGAAGGATAGATATGCTGAAGATACAGAAATATGCAGCTATAGATATAGGTTCAAACGCTGTACGGTTATTAATATCAAATATTATAGAATTAGATGAGGAACCCGTAGTGTTCAAAAAAAACTCATTGGTCCGTGTCCCTATTCGGTTAGGTGCAGATGTTTTTTTAAAAGGAGAAATATCTGAATATAACCAGGAACGAATGATTGACACCATGAAAGCTTTTAGTCTCATAATAAAGTCCCATGGCGTAACTCGTTACAAAGCTTGTGCAACATCGGCAATGAGAGAGGCTAAGAATAGTGCACCCTTAGCTGAAAAAATACTTGAAACCTGTGGTATAAATGTCGAAATTATTGATGGCGAGGAAGAAGCAGCGATTATTGCGGCAACAGATTTACAATCGTTTATCAATCCGAATAAAACATATCTTTATGTGGATGTTGGTGGTGGAAGTACTGAATTTTCCATTATACATAACGGAGAAAAAAAACAATCCAAATCATTTAAAATAGGCACCGTAAGATTGCTTAATGATATTGTTAAGAATGAAACTTGGCAAGAATTAGAAAATTGGATTAAAGAGAATTCCAAGCCATACGATAAAATAGAATTAATAGGTTCTGGTGGTAACATTAATAAGATTTTTAAAATCTCTGGTAAAGCTATTGGCAAACCGTTAACCTATTTTTACTTGACAAGTTATTACAAAATGCTTCAAAATTACTCTTACGAAGAGCGAATAACAAAATTAAACTTAAACCAAGATAGGGCCGATGTTATTATTCCTGCAACACGGATTTATTTGTCAGCCATGAAATGGAGTGGTGCAAAAGATGTCTATGTACCAAAAATAGGACTCTCAGATGGTATTATAAAAAGTATGTATTACGAAACCGTTTCGAGTGTGGTTTTGTAATTATTAGGTTATAAAACACCCATTTGTCTGATTTTTCCCTACTAAAATCCATTAATTCATTATGTATTTTAGAATTTAATATATCTTCGTTATCTCAAATTGAAAATTATGAAAAATTATTTACTCGCTTTGTTATTGGTTGCTTTTACAACAGTTGGTCTATCTCAAGACATTACTTATGGTGTAAGGGGTGCACTCAATATATCCAACCTAGATTTTGAACCTGATGCTGATTTTGACAACGAGCACCGAAATGGGTTTGCATTTGGTGGATTTGTAGATTTCGGTTTTTCAGAGAACACATCGTTAATGTTAGAACTACAATGGTCTGCTGAAGGTGGAAAAGCAGAAGAACTTAGAGCTGATTATATTCATTTACCAATTTTATTGAGGTTTTCTTTATCAGATCGTATGATTTTAGGATTCGGACCAAAAATAGGTCTGAAAACTTGGAAGGCCAACGACTTATTTTCAACCGCTGCTTTTTCCGGTGTCGCTGGATTGGAATATATGATTACGGATGAATTCTTTGTAGATGCTCGTCTATCTTATGGACTTACCAATGTGATAGATCAGGATTTGAAAACATTGGAAGCTAAAAACAATGTCATACAATTTGGTTTTGGAATGAAGCTTTAAAGTTATAAAAGTCTTGAAACAAAATAAAGGAGCCTTTCAATTATGTGTTGAAAGGCTTTTAAATTCATGACTATTTGATAAATTATTCAGTGGCTTTGTCAACCACAATTCTTTCAGCTCTATTCGCAACTTCCCAAGCCGTATAAAATACTAAACGCGTTCTGGTTTCCAATAAATCGTATTGAATCTTATCTGGTGTATCTGTTGGTTTGTGGTAATCAGCATGTGTACCATTGAAATAGAATATCACGGGAATATTATGCTTCGCGAAATTATAATGGTCAGATCTGTAATAAAAACGGTTGGGATCATTGTCGTCATTAAAGGTGTAATCCAGTTCCATATTTACATATTTTGTATTGGCTTCTTCCGAAATATAGTGCAATTCCGTACTCAATTTATCACTACCAATTAAGTAGATATAATTTCTTGTTCCTGTGGTACGTTTGGGATCTGTTCTTCCAATCATATCGATATTGAGATCAGCAACGGTATTTTCCAATGGAAATATAGGATCATTGTCTGTATAGTGCCTAGACCCTAAAAGTCCTTTCTCTTCACCAGTGACATGAAGAAATAGAATTGAACGTTTTGGACCATGACCTGCTTTTTCTGCCGTTTTAAAAGCTTCAGCAATCTCCAATATGGCCACAGTACCAGAACCGTCATCATCTGCTCCATTGTAAATTTCGCCATTTTTTATTCCTTCATGGTCCAAATGTGCTGAGATGACCACAATTTCATCTGGTTTTTCAGAACCTTTAATGTATGCGACAACATTTTCGGAAATAATGGTTTCAGATTTGTTTTCAATGTCAAAATTAATAGCTGTTTCTATTAGTTTTGGAGTGTTATTTTTAGCTATTGAGGCATATATCTCTTTTCCTAAATCTTCGTTTGCCAAGATCATTATCATTCCGTCGGTATTGCTTTTCAAACTTAAACGACCCGTTGAACCAGATGCAGCTTGACTTTGGTAATATGGTGCATATTTGGAAAATTGCTCGTTATTAATAAAGATCAATCCTTTAGCGCCATTTTCGGTCGCTGCTTCCCTTTTGCTTGAAATGGATTGACGACCATTGGTCCATTTGGTGTTATCTGTCTTTCCAGAAGTGATAAAATTACCATCTGCATCTCTGGGCTCTCCAGCTTTAGCTAACACAAATTTGCCTTTAACATCTAAATTGTGGTAATCTGAATAGTTGTCGTCATCAATACCAAAGCCCACGTAAACAATATCGTCAATAGACATGTTTATACTATAGGGAGCTGCAAGAACCACAAGGTCTTCAAAATTTAAATAGTCATTTCCGTTTATGGTTAAATTACCTTCAGCGACTTTATGCTTTTCCAAAGGTACTTCTTGAAAATAATCATCGTCACCTAATGGCGTTGGTACTGTCATTGATTTATACTGTCCCTTTAAATATTCCACCGCTAATTTCTGTCCTTTTTCACCTGTATTTCTACCTTCAAATTTATCGGAAGCATAAGTGTATAGCATCGTTTTTAATTCATCGGAAGTAATTGTTGAAGCATATTCTTCAGGGTCAATGTTTTCAATTTTAATCGATTTTGTTCCAGAAGAGCTTCCACAACTTACGATTAAAAACGCTGTACTATATAATAGCAATAAATTTTTCATTAAGGATAAGAGGTTAAATGATTTGTGTTTAAGAATTAATTGAAATTTTCTAAAAAAATCAACTTTTAAAATTACAATAATTAAAGAGTTTTTGAGATTGATGTCAAAGTCTTTTAACATAGTTTAACATCAGAGAATTTCCTTTTTCAGTCGCTCTTCAGAGTTTGCCAAATACCAAGCTGTAGCAAATATTAATTTTGCGCGTTTTTGCAAAAGTGGAAAGTTGATTTTGTCTGCTGTATCGGTTGGTTTCGTATAATCCTCATGCTCACCATTGAAAAAGAAAATTACGGGAATATCTTTTAAAGCAAAATTATAATGATCAGACCTATAAAAATAACGGTTAGGATCCCTGTCATCATTATATTTATAATCTAGTTCTAGATTGGTAAATGTTGCATTGGCTTTTTGAGCTATAAAATCCAATTCCGTACTCATTTTATCAGAACCTATAAGGTAAATATAATTTTCATTGTCAAGGTGCCGTTCATCAACGCGTCCAATCATATCTATATTTAATGTTGCTATGGTATCATCGAGCGGAAATATGGGGTTTTGGGTATAATATCTTGAGCCATGCAACCCAACTTCTTCCGCAGTAACATGCAAAAACACAATACTTCTTTTTGGTCCAAAACCATCTTTAACGGCTTGGCTGAATGCTTCTGCCATTTCTAATACGGCCGCAGTACCAGAACCGTTATCATCCGCGCCATTGTATATTTGACCATTAACGATACCTTCGTGGTCAGA encodes:
- a CDS encoding SixA phosphatase family protein — encoded protein: MKTLILMRHGKSSWRHNVSDRERPLKSRGKNDAKLVANQFVKHNDSPKVIFSSPANRALSTCKIFTKALKIPETEIKVIEDLYDFSGESVIDFIKSLPNSLNEVMIFGHNHAFTSISNIFGDNFIDNLPTSGLVKINFEIDNWKDLKQGTTEFIIIPKELK
- the ppk1 gene encoding polyphosphate kinase 1 codes for the protein MTRDKNIYINRELSWLKFNERVLQEAADKNVPLIERLRFLGIFSNNLDEFFKVRYATVKRIYEAGKGGKSELGGIKAGDLLEEITQIVIEHQSYSLEILDEIDKELEKENIYVINETEIDKDHHEFIMNYFYQEISPALVVIMLNEDVALPELEDISAYLSVTMSSPKSKDQVALIEISSTMDRFIVLPSKGENNYIIMLDNILRYCLDDIFNIFNYESISAHMIKITRDGELDFDSDLSKSFIDKLSESVKDRQSGAPVRFVYDKNIKKSTLQFLLKLMSIDEKESIIPGGRYHNRRDYMSFPSLGRTDLLYDKIKSLPVKGLSLEESIFKTIAQKDYLIYTPYHTFSYIVKFLREAALDPKVKSIKITIYRLAQISHVASSLINAAKNGKKVTVSIELRARFDEAANINYAEQMQDEGIKMLFGVTGLKVHCKMCVIEREENEKLVRYGFISTGNFNESTARIYTDFTLMTSNSKILKDVNKVFDFFEVNYKVNRYKHIITSPHYTKSKIFGLIDNEIVNAKNGKPAYIKLKMNSISSYKMIDKLYEASRAGVKIQMIVRGLCCLVPGIKGMSENIEIISIIDKFLEHTRLYIFSNQNNPKIYISSADWMTRNIDTRVEVSCPIYDEDIKQELQHLYDICWNDNVKARIINDNQDNTYRRNDNPKVRAQFDTYKYYLNNLEG
- a CDS encoding porin family protein, which translates into the protein MKNYLLALLLVAFTTVGLSQDITYGVRGALNISNLDFEPDADFDNEHRNGFAFGGFVDFGFSENTSLMLELQWSAEGGKAEELRADYIHLPILLRFSLSDRMILGFGPKIGLKTWKANDLFSTAAFSGVAGLEYMITDEFFVDARLSYGLTNVIDQDLKTLEAKNNVIQFGFGMKL
- a CDS encoding M28 family metallopeptidase; translation: MKIFIASALLLVGSCATLRHSEKVNNLKDSITYKNKSLVEIYLNTIKIDELKSHVVEVSSDKYMGRMTGEDGHNQVCDYIRQYYKRLNITAPESHPNYYQIVPKDALPENLNASQNIIAYIKGSEFPNEYVYIAAHSDHEGIVNGQIYNGADDNGSGTAAVLEMAEAFSQAVKDGFGPKRSIVFLHVTAEEVGLHGSRYYTQNPIFPLDDTIATLNIDMIGRVDERHLDNENYIYLIGSDKMSTELDFIAQKANATFTNLELDYKYNDDRDPNRYFYRSDHYNFALKDIPVIFFFNGEHEDYTKPTDTADKINFPLLQKRAKLIFATAWYLANSEERLKKEIL
- a CDS encoding M28 family peptidase; the protein is MKNLLLLYSTAFLIVSCGSSSGTKSIKIENIDPEEYASTITSDELKTMLYTYASDKFEGRNTGEKGQKLAVEYLKGQYKSMTVPTPLGDDDYFQEVPLEKHKVAEGNLTINGNDYLNFEDLVVLAAPYSINMSIDDIVYVGFGIDDDNYSDYHNLDVKGKFVLAKAGEPRDADGNFITSGKTDNTKWTNGRQSISSKREAATENGAKGLIFINNEQFSKYAPYYQSQAASGSTGRLSLKSNTDGMIMILANEDLGKEIYASIAKNNTPKLIETAINFDIENKSETIISENVVAYIKGSEKPDEIVVISAHLDHEGIKNGEIYNGADDDGSGTVAILEIAEAFKTAEKAGHGPKRSILFLHVTGEEKGLLGSRHYTDNDPIFPLENTVADLNIDMIGRTDPKRTTGTRNYIYLIGSDKLSTELHYISEEANTKYVNMELDYTFNDDNDPNRFYYRSDHYNFAKHNIPVIFYFNGTHADYHKPTDTPDKIQYDLLETRTRLVFYTAWEVANRAERIVVDKATE
- a CDS encoding Ppx/GppA phosphatase family protein, producing MLKIQKYAAIDIGSNAVRLLISNIIELDEEPVVFKKNSLVRVPIRLGADVFLKGEISEYNQERMIDTMKAFSLIIKSHGVTRYKACATSAMREAKNSAPLAEKILETCGINVEIIDGEEEAAIIAATDLQSFINPNKTYLYVDVGGGSTEFSIIHNGEKKQSKSFKIGTVRLLNDIVKNETWQELENWIKENSKPYDKIELIGSGGNINKIFKISGKAIGKPLTYFYLTSYYKMLQNYSYEERITKLNLNQDRADVIIPATRIYLSAMKWSGAKDVYVPKIGLSDGIIKSMYYETVSSVVL